A window of Humulus lupulus unplaced genomic scaffold, drHumLupu1.1 SCAFFOLD_60, whole genome shotgun sequence contains these coding sequences:
- the LOC133812376 gene encoding uncharacterized protein LOC133812376: MDRKLFQAATDGETEVFREKVSELQLLLTPDRNTVLHVHIITTSRATNQTTFVEGILDLCPALLMQTNAREETPLLMAARYGHHHIVDFLIERAKLSQPQDLEEDISSVQTMIRMKNEEEDTALHEAARFGHLEVVQILTRQDPHFSYSTNKAGETPLYIAVQCRHQDLVKEILNNCSSPATSGPNGRTALHAASTNIGITKMLLDKVDYLTKQADDDGFIPLHYVACFDSSNVVEITKMLLENNESSAYIKNKKGMTALHIAAYNECYGDKIMKEILASCPDSYEQVDNEGRNVLHHAVSTTCLSNVNFILEHASLIGGH, encoded by the exons ATGGATCGCAAGCTATTCCAAGCTGCAACTGATGGTGAAACTGAAGTCTTTAGGGAAAAGGTCAGTGAACTCCAACTATTATTGACCCCAGACAGAAATACAGTGCTCCATGTCCATATCATCACTACTTCAAGAGCCACTAATCAAACAACCTTCGTGGAAGGGATCCTGGACTTGTGTCCAGCACTGTTGATGCAAACTAATGCAAGAGAAGAGACTCCCTTACTCATGGCAGCAAGGTATGGCCATCACCACATTGTTGATTTTCTAATTGAACGTGCAAAATTATCCCAACCACAGGACCTTGAAGAGGACATCTCTAGTGTCCAAACGATGATAAGGATGAAGAATGAGGAAGAGGACACTGCGTTGCACGAGGCTGCGCGGTTCGGGCATCTTGAGGTTGTGCAGATATTGACAAGACAAGACCCTCATTTCTCGTATTCGACTAATAAAGCAGGCGAGACTCCACTCTACATAGCCGTCCAGTGCCGACACCAAGATTTGGTTAAGGAAATACTAAATAATTGTTCATCACCAGCTACCAGTGGCCCTAATGGCAGAACTGCACTGCATGCAGCTTCTACAAATATAG GAATAACAAAAATGCTTTTGGACAAAGTAGATTATCTGACAAAACAAGCAGATGATGATGGTTTTATTCCACTGCACTATGTTGCTTGCTTTGACTCATCAAATGTGGTGGAGATTACAAAAATGTTGCTAGAAAATAATGAAAGTAGTGCATACATCAAAAATAAGAAAGGCATGACAGCGCTTCACATTGCAGCTTACAATGAGTGTTATGGTGATAAGATAATGAAGGAAATTCTGGCAAGTTGTCCAGATAGCTACGAACAAGTTGACAATGAAGGCAGAAATGTTCTACACCATGCTGTGTCGACTACATGTCTCTCCAACGTAAACTTCATCTTAGAACATGCATCATTAATAGGTGGCCATTAA
- the LOC133812377 gene encoding protein ACCELERATED CELL DEATH 6-like gives MDRKLFQAATDGKIEVFRERVSELQLLLTPERNTVLHVHIITTSKTTNQTTTFVEGILHLCPALLMQTNAREETPLLMAARYGHHRIVDVLIERAKLSQPQDLEEGISGVQTMIRMKNEEEDTALHEATRFRRLKVVQILTREDPHFSYSANKAGETPLYIAVQCGHRDSVNAILNNCSSPATGGPNGRTALHAAILITENIGITKTFLDKVDYRIKQAYDDDYILQLVVCFLLHDVCIPLHYVATFYSSNVVEITKMLLDKVDDLTNQADDDGSIPLHYVAFFGSSNVVEITKMLLENNESSAYIKNKNGMTALHIAAYNHRYGDNIMKEILTSCPDSYEEVDNEGRNVLHHAVTTTYLSNINFILKHASSLILNRKDKDGNTPLLHMAATSSWNSRVLGALLSHPQVNRMSLNKQNNNIRDEYILQFPIYEGRILELFNEYSIQPSVGKNILEIELNRGKITDMQKELIKKFKESSLVTSTLIATVTFAAGFTMPGGYISGEVGHREESGSAALRNSVVFQFFIITNTMALLLSATSVFMNILLNITYVEGEHDDTKWKNYKLCMKLTNWALVFMMMAFVAGTSATLSFSTIFAIFVVFSGWFLSLYMTYLHGMLNRV, from the exons ATGGATCGCAAGCTGTTCCAAGCAGCAactgatggaaaaattgaagTCTTCAGGGAAAGGGTCAGTGAACTCCAACTATTATTGACCCCAGAAAGAAATACAGTGCTCCATGTCCATATAATCACTACTTCAAAAACCACTAATCAAACAACTACCTTTGTGGAAGGGATCTTGCACTTGTGTCCAGCACTGTTGATGCAAACTAATGCAAGAGAAGAGACTCCCTTACTCATGGCAGCAAGGTACGGCCATCACCGCATTGTTGACGTTCTAATTGAACGTGCAAAATTATCCCAACCACAGGACCTTGAAGAGGGCATCTCTGGTGTCCAAACGATGATAAGGATGAAGAATGAGGAAGAGGACACTGCGTTGCACGAGGCTACGCGGTTCCGGCGTCTTAAGGTTGTGCAGATATTGACAAGAGAAGACCCTCATTTCTCGTATTCGGCTAATAAAGCAGGCGAGACTCCACTCTACATAGCCGTCCAGTGCGGACACCGAGATTCGGTTAATGCAATACTAAATAATTGTTCGTCACCAGCTACCGGTGGCCCTAATGGCAGAACTGCACTGCATGCAGCCATTCTAATAACTGAAAATATAG GAATAACAAAAACGTTTTTGGACAAAGTAGATTATCGGATAAAACAAGCATATGATGATGATTATATTCTACAGCTCGTTGTTTGTTTTCTACTGCACGATGTTTGTATTCCACTGCACTATGTTGCTACCTTCTACTCATCAAATGTGGTGGAGATTACAAAAATGCTTTTGGACAAAGTAGATGATCTGACAAACCAAGCAGATGATGATGGTTCTATTCCACTGCACTATGTTGCTTTCTTCGGCTCATCAAATGTGGTGGAGATTACAAAAATGTTGCTAGAAAATAATGAAAGTAGTGCATacatcaaaaataaaaatggcaTGACAGCTCTTCACATTGCAGCTTACAATCATCGCTATGGTGATAATATAATGAAGGAAATTCTGACAAGTTGTCCAGATAGCTACGAAGAAGTTGACAATGAAGGCAGAAATGTTCTACACCATGCTGTGACGACTACATATCTCTCCAACATAAACTTCATCTTAAAACATGCATCATCATTAATTTTAAATAGAAAAGATAAGGATGGAAATACCCCTTTGCTTCATATGGCTGCCACTTCCTCATGGAATTCGCGCGTTCTAGGAGCTTTGTTGTCTCATCCCCAAGTGAATAGGATGTCACTCAACAAACAAAACAACAATATTCGAGATGAGTATATTCTTCAATTCCCAATATATGAG ggAAGAATACTGGAACTCTTCAATGAATACTCCATACAACCTTCTGTGGGAAAAAATATCCTAGAAATCGAACTCAATCGCGGGAAGATTACTGATATGCAGAAGGAACTcattaaaaaatttaaagaaTCTAGTCTAGTTACTTCTACATTGATTGCGACAGTGACATTTGCAGCTGGATTTACGATGCCAGGAGGTTACATAAGCGGCGAGGTTGGACATCGAGAAgaatcagggagtgctgcactgAGGAACAGCGTAGTATTCCAGTTCTTCATCATAACAAACACAATGGCCTTGTTGCTCTCTGCTACATCTGTTTTTATGAACATCCTTCTTAATATAACATATGTAGAAGGAGAACATGATGACACCAAGTGGAAGAACTACAAGCTCTGCATGAAATTAACAAACTGGGCCCTAGTCTTCATGATGATGGCATTTGTCGCTGGTACATCCGCAACGTTGTCATTTTCTACTATTTTTGCCATCTTCGTTGTTTTTAGTGGATGGTTTCTCTCCCTTTACATGACATACTTGCATGGCATGTTAAATAGAGTATAA